A single window of Rubripirellula lacrimiformis DNA harbors:
- a CDS encoding 3-keto-disaccharide hydrolase, protein MSALLLGVVPGCSGKPAPESAAVPVEKSAEQPQVAKEPAPIAPQVYEASADELLAARLPADQASEGWIRLFDGHTLYGWEITGAANWRIEDGSIVVDEGAKCLLCTSMPWQDFELELEYQADADTNSGVFLRTPLEPEDPALDCYEVNIAPADNPYPTAGLVKRQKADPVSEPESADAWRTMRMVLDGDHLTVAVDGKVVNDYTDKVGLETGRIGLQHNGGRIAFRNIRLKPIGLNSLLSKDLDQWTKYPEMPGSFTVTDDGDLHVQGGRTQLESKQSFGDFVLLAQYQLAKPEMNSGIFFRCIPGDEMMGYECQLSNEVKDGNPLAPADTGTGGIFKRQDARVVAGDADKFSTLVLVVHQQKIAAWVEGVQVSNWFDDRKADENPRRGLRLEPGTIMIQGHDPTTDAKLKQIAIRAIE, encoded by the coding sequence ATGTCCGCACTGTTATTGGGCGTTGTGCCCGGTTGCAGTGGGAAGCCTGCCCCGGAATCGGCGGCCGTTCCCGTCGAAAAATCTGCGGAACAACCGCAGGTCGCCAAAGAACCGGCGCCGATCGCGCCGCAGGTCTACGAAGCCAGTGCCGACGAACTGCTGGCCGCCCGCCTGCCAGCAGACCAAGCCAGCGAAGGTTGGATTCGACTGTTCGACGGGCACACGCTGTACGGATGGGAGATTACCGGAGCGGCCAATTGGCGGATCGAAGACGGCAGCATCGTGGTCGATGAAGGCGCCAAATGCCTGCTTTGCACATCCATGCCCTGGCAAGATTTTGAATTGGAACTGGAATACCAGGCCGACGCCGATACCAACAGCGGCGTGTTCCTGCGAACGCCCCTGGAACCCGAAGATCCGGCGTTGGACTGTTACGAAGTCAATATCGCGCCGGCCGATAACCCCTATCCCACCGCCGGACTGGTCAAACGCCAGAAAGCTGACCCGGTCAGCGAACCCGAGTCGGCTGACGCGTGGCGGACAATGCGGATGGTCTTGGACGGGGACCACCTGACGGTTGCCGTCGATGGCAAAGTCGTCAACGACTATACCGACAAGGTCGGTTTGGAAACCGGCCGGATCGGGCTGCAACACAATGGTGGCCGGATCGCCTTTCGGAACATCCGACTAAAACCGATCGGGCTAAACAGCCTATTGAGCAAAGACTTGGACCAATGGACCAAGTACCCCGAAATGCCCGGCAGCTTTACCGTCACTGACGATGGTGATCTGCATGTCCAGGGCGGACGCACGCAACTGGAATCCAAGCAGTCCTTCGGCGACTTTGTCCTGCTGGCACAGTACCAATTGGCCAAACCCGAAATGAACTCGGGGATCTTTTTTCGTTGCATTCCAGGTGACGAAATGATGGGCTACGAATGTCAGCTGTCCAACGAAGTGAAAGACGGCAACCCGCTAGCGCCCGCCGATACCGGCACCGGTGGAATCTTTAAACGCCAAGACGCTCGCGTCGTCGCCGGTGATGCGGACAAGTTTTCGACTCTGGTCTTGGTCGTCCATCAGCAGAAGATTGCTGCCTGGGTCGAAGGAGTCCAAGTCAGCAATTGGTTCGACGACCGCAAAGCAGACGAAAACCCACGACGAGGCCTACGCTTGGAACCCGGCACGATCATGATCCAAGGTCACGATCCCACCACCGACGCCAAGCTAAAGCAAATCGCCATCCGCGCGATCGAGTAG
- a CDS encoding sulfotransferase family protein — MTESKPSPSEKPAGNAGFHRYPFYSPRFWHGMRPATWFGLLRSGRCRIHPSRIGILIGVTIATPFNTLMAGIQWLIFRRQLAEAELHGPPVFIVGHWRSGTTLLHELMVRDERLSSPSTYQCFAPSHFLISQWFFRRFANWLLPGKRPMDNMAAGWERPQEDEFALLTLGLPSPYRRIAFPNEGPADMDYLDFEGVPPADIKTWLQGLRSFLLRVSISTGRPLIIKSPTHTGRIAQLAAEFPDAKFIHITRDPRDLYPSTMRLWKGLDEVQALQQPDESDLDQYVVDCFQRMYGAFHRDRDQLPSGRLMDVRYEDLVADPVAVLRNIYQSLHLSDFDAVCPVIEEWVESEHRGYQPNKHQLEPATEAMIRGAWKEYFDRYGY; from the coding sequence ATGACTGAATCCAAGCCTTCGCCGAGCGAAAAACCCGCCGGGAACGCTGGTTTTCATCGCTATCCCTTCTATTCACCCCGATTCTGGCACGGAATGCGTCCGGCGACATGGTTCGGGTTGCTACGCAGTGGGCGGTGCCGAATTCATCCCAGCCGAATCGGGATTCTGATCGGGGTCACCATCGCGACCCCCTTCAATACGCTGATGGCGGGCATCCAGTGGCTGATTTTTCGGCGTCAGCTTGCCGAAGCCGAATTGCACGGTCCCCCGGTTTTTATCGTGGGGCATTGGCGAAGCGGGACGACGTTGTTGCACGAATTGATGGTTCGCGACGAGCGGCTGAGCAGTCCGTCGACGTACCAGTGCTTTGCCCCCAGCCACTTTTTGATTTCGCAGTGGTTCTTTCGGCGGTTCGCCAACTGGCTGTTGCCGGGCAAACGACCGATGGACAACATGGCCGCCGGATGGGAACGCCCGCAAGAAGACGAATTTGCGCTGCTGACCTTGGGACTGCCATCGCCTTACCGCCGCATCGCGTTCCCCAATGAAGGGCCGGCGGATATGGATTACCTGGACTTCGAGGGTGTTCCGCCAGCGGATATCAAAACTTGGCTGCAAGGTTTGCGATCGTTTCTGCTGCGCGTCAGCATTTCGACCGGGCGTCCGCTGATCATCAAGAGCCCGACTCACACCGGCCGGATCGCCCAGTTGGCTGCCGAGTTTCCAGATGCCAAATTCATTCACATCACTCGTGACCCACGCGATCTGTATCCATCCACGATGCGTTTGTGGAAAGGGCTTGATGAAGTCCAGGCCTTGCAACAACCGGACGAATCGGATTTGGACCAGTACGTCGTCGATTGCTTTCAGCGGATGTACGGCGCGTTCCACCGAGATCGCGATCAACTGCCCTCTGGCCGCTTGATGGACGTCCGTTACGAAGACCTGGTTGCGGATCCCGTCGCCGTGCTGCGTAATATCTATCAGTCTTTGCACCTCAGTGACTTCGATGCCGTGTGCCCCGTCATCGAAGAGTGGGTGGAAAGCGAACACAGGGGCTATCAACCCAACAAGCACCAACTCGAACCGGCGACCGAAGCGATGATTCGCGGCGCATGGAAAGAGTATTTCGATCGGTACGGTTATTAA